From a single Funiculus sociatus GB2-C1 genomic region:
- a CDS encoding ABC transporter substrate-binding protein, giving the protein MKSRFLRFVSFFLLSILLITACNRTTTVTSRPESPPLKVVYTLWPGYFPIAIAQEKGFLAAGGVKVEPVYSENYLQSISDFSAGKYDGITLALGSLMSIIEKNSEVQIVLVTDQSAGADTVVVQRNIKSVADLKGKRIGVKLGDYGELFVVKMLESNGLTTDDVTLVDIEGEAIPAHIKSGDIQAGQTWYPYTLEAVKAGAQVLFTSKQTPRLIPNVIVFRSNIIRDRPGQIRAFVRAWFQAQDYWKANPQASKALIAKRLKIKPETVSTDNIQLSTLKENLKAFTPGSTEESLYHTTKLYADFSIRTGGLSTTPDIQKLINPSFVQQLQSGN; this is encoded by the coding sequence ATGAAATCTCGATTTCTTCGTTTTGTATCTTTTTTTCTGTTGAGCATTTTACTCATTACAGCTTGCAATCGTACAACAACGGTGACTTCCCGCCCAGAAAGTCCGCCTTTGAAAGTTGTTTACACTCTGTGGCCTGGGTATTTTCCGATAGCGATCGCTCAAGAAAAAGGGTTCCTGGCGGCTGGTGGGGTGAAAGTTGAACCTGTGTATTCAGAAAACTATCTACAGTCTATCTCTGATTTCAGTGCTGGCAAATACGATGGGATTACCCTGGCTTTGGGTAGCCTGATGAGCATTATTGAGAAAAACTCAGAGGTGCAGATTGTGCTGGTGACGGATCAATCGGCTGGTGCTGACACCGTAGTGGTGCAACGCAATATTAAAAGTGTGGCTGACTTGAAGGGCAAGCGAATCGGCGTGAAGTTAGGCGACTACGGAGAATTGTTTGTTGTCAAGATGCTGGAGAGCAATGGTCTTACTACCGATGACGTGACGCTAGTCGATATAGAAGGAGAAGCGATTCCAGCACACATAAAAAGCGGTGATATTCAAGCCGGACAAACTTGGTATCCCTACACATTAGAGGCAGTGAAAGCCGGAGCGCAGGTACTATTTACCAGTAAGCAAACGCCTAGGTTGATTCCGAATGTCATTGTGTTTCGCAGCAATATAATACGCGATCGCCCTGGACAGATAAGAGCATTTGTCCGAGCTTGGTTCCAAGCCCAAGATTACTGGAAAGCAAATCCCCAAGCAAGCAAAGCACTGATTGCTAAGCGGCTGAAGATTAAACCTGAGACCGTTTCAACCGATAACATTCAGCTTTCCACCTTGAAAGAAAACTTAAAGGCGTTTACTCCCGGCTCCACAGAAGAGTCGTTGTACCATACCACCAAATTGTATGCCGACTTCTCGATTCGCACCGGGGGGCTAAGCACTACACCAGATATTCAAAAACTGATTAATCCCTCTTTTGTACAGCAGTTGCAATCGGGAAACTGA
- a CDS encoding ATP-binding protein gives MKQFQLYTLRTKLIFSFLGVALLPLLVLAFLNQRTMQKELTKNANQTLLTSASQTALSIDAFISSNLDAVRVEAQLPVLAKYLSLPANQRQSIASEVEGALRSLSRKDTLNISSYALLDRQGRAVIDTYTPDIGIDKSDRDYFERPFKTGLPYVSPIEFSPTTNEVSLYFSSPVRNASGNIIGVLHICYKAAVIQRLVSQNTDLVRGSASFAILLDENHIRLAHSKAPELNFKSVTPLPPAKVKALQAEGRLPKGKTADFSTNLPAFEQGLDNAATSPYFTTALSSTNNEPNAAAVTKLKTQPWFVVFVQPQSVFLAPIEAQIRDTLLLAAIIAGLVIIAAITIGELLTQPLINLAGTVTQFTAGNLNARTSIKSKDEIGVLALSFNGMAEQVGKLLQGLEERTRELEVSQHVTVAVSELSKAILDPELLLREAIALMQNRFGLHYVQIYLLDQTNSKLVRWADSGSYDILRQDESAYISLECDRSIVAHAARTHQPVWVDDISNLLTEKELQPGQGGSEVAIPLISRGTLLGVLNIQDYQSDRFSQTDLDTFNTLAGQIATAWENARLFEKIQKAEAKYRDKAKELEQTLYELKQTQTQLIQTEKMSSLGQLVAGVAHEINNPVNFIYGNVTPANEYLQDLLQLLDLYQQHYPDPAPEIQTHIEDIELNYLTEDFQKILSSMRVGAERIRQIVLSLRNFSRLDEADMKEVDIHEGIDSTLVILQNQLKNKPGHPEIQVIKEYGELPLVECYAGQINQVFMNLLTNAIDSLDEYNRKRSLEEIKDDPGTIWICTKVVDRNQVEIRIIDNGLGITPEVKQRLFDPFFTTKTVGKGTGLGLAISYQIIVEKHKGNLECISVPGKGAELAIKIPIRV, from the coding sequence GTGAAACAGTTCCAACTTTATACCCTACGCACTAAGCTGATCTTTTCTTTCTTGGGTGTGGCGCTCCTCCCCTTGCTAGTACTGGCATTCTTGAATCAGCGAACCATGCAAAAGGAGCTGACAAAAAATGCCAATCAAACCCTCCTAACATCTGCCTCCCAAACGGCCCTGAGTATAGATGCCTTTATCTCCTCTAATCTAGATGCTGTCCGGGTTGAAGCTCAGTTGCCAGTCTTAGCGAAGTATTTAAGTTTACCTGCTAACCAGAGACAAAGTATCGCTTCAGAAGTCGAGGGCGCTTTGCGATCGCTCAGCCGTAAAGATACGTTGAATATCTCATCATACGCGCTGCTCGATCGCCAGGGGCGAGCTGTCATTGATACGTATACACCAGATATTGGTATAGATAAATCTGACCGAGATTACTTTGAACGACCGTTTAAAACTGGCTTACCCTATGTCTCGCCCATCGAGTTTTCCCCAACGACTAATGAGGTCAGTTTGTACTTCAGTAGTCCGGTACGGAATGCCTCTGGAAATATTATTGGTGTCTTGCATATCTGTTATAAGGCTGCCGTGATTCAGCGATTGGTTAGCCAAAATACCGACCTAGTGAGAGGAAGCGCATCTTTTGCGATTTTGCTGGACGAAAACCATATCCGTTTAGCTCACAGCAAAGCACCTGAGTTAAATTTTAAATCGGTAACACCACTCCCACCAGCTAAAGTGAAAGCTCTACAAGCAGAAGGACGGTTGCCGAAGGGTAAAACGGCAGACTTCTCGACAAATTTGCCTGCTTTTGAGCAAGGTCTAGATAACGCTGCAACATCCCCTTACTTTACAACTGCCTTATCCTCTACAAACAACGAGCCGAACGCAGCAGCAGTTACCAAGCTAAAGACGCAGCCGTGGTTTGTGGTTTTCGTCCAGCCTCAATCGGTATTTCTCGCGCCTATCGAAGCCCAAATCCGCGACACGCTGTTGCTGGCTGCGATCATTGCAGGTTTAGTCATTATCGCGGCGATTACGATCGGAGAGCTCCTGACTCAGCCGTTGATTAATCTGGCTGGGACAGTGACTCAATTCACTGCTGGCAACCTCAATGCTCGTACTTCTATCAAATCAAAGGATGAAATTGGGGTGCTAGCTTTGAGTTTCAATGGGATGGCAGAACAAGTCGGTAAATTGCTTCAAGGCTTAGAAGAGCGTACCCGCGAACTGGAAGTCAGTCAACACGTTACGGTTGCCGTCAGCGAACTGTCGAAAGCGATCCTAGACCCGGAACTGCTATTGCGGGAAGCGATCGCCTTGATGCAAAATCGCTTTGGTTTACACTATGTTCAGATATATCTATTAGATCAAACAAACAGCAAACTGGTTAGGTGGGCTGATTCTGGCAGTTACGATATACTCAGGCAAGACGAAAGTGCCTATATCTCGCTGGAGTGCGATCGCTCTATTGTCGCTCATGCCGCCAGAACACACCAACCTGTCTGGGTGGATGATATCAGTAATCTATTGACAGAAAAAGAATTACAACCTGGTCAAGGGGGTTCCGAGGTAGCAATCCCGCTGATCAGTCGTGGCACGCTTTTGGGGGTGCTTAATATCCAAGATTACCAAAGCGATCGCTTCAGCCAAACCGATCTCGATACATTCAACACTTTGGCTGGACAAATCGCCACGGCTTGGGAAAATGCTCGTTTATTTGAAAAAATTCAAAAAGCTGAAGCTAAATACCGAGACAAAGCTAAAGAGTTGGAACAAACATTATACGAGTTAAAACAAACTCAAACCCAATTGATTCAAACGGAAAAAATGTCTAGTTTGGGTCAATTAGTGGCTGGCGTAGCCCATGAAATTAATAATCCGGTTAACTTCATCTATGGCAATGTTACCCCTGCGAATGAATACCTGCAAGATTTATTGCAATTGCTGGATTTGTATCAGCAGCACTACCCCGATCCTGCCCCGGAAATTCAAACGCATATTGAAGACATTGAGCTTAACTACCTGACCGAGGACTTTCAGAAAATCTTGTCCTCTATGAGAGTGGGAGCTGAGCGTATACGTCAAATTGTTCTTTCTCTAAGAAACTTTTCTCGTTTGGATGAAGCGGACATGAAAGAAGTTGATATTCACGAGGGCATTGATAGTACGCTAGTGATTTTGCAAAATCAACTCAAAAATAAACCGGGGCATCCTGAAATTCAGGTGATTAAAGAATATGGCGAATTGCCCTTGGTCGAGTGCTATGCCGGACAAATCAATCAAGTATTTATGAATTTACTCACGAATGCGATTGATTCTCTAGATGAGTACAACCGTAAGCGATCGCTAGAAGAAATTAAAGACGATCCCGGCACTATCTGGATTTGCACCAAGGTTGTAGACCGCAATCAAGTAGAAATCCGGATTATAGACAATGGTTTAGGTATTACACCAGAGGTTAAGCAAAGACTATTCGATCCTTTCTTCACCACGAAAACTGTTGGTAAAGGGACTGGGCTTGGCTTAGCGATTAGCTACCAAATTATTGTTGAAAAACATAAGGGAAATTTAGAGTGTATTTCTGTACCCGGAAAAGGGGCTGAATTGGCGATAAAGATTCCGATTAGAGTTTAA
- a CDS encoding ABC transporter substrate-binding protein, whose product MKSRLLRFASLFLLSLVLVTACNGTTIVTSRPEQPPLEVGYNLWPGLFPIAIASEKEFFTAQGVKVKPVYIQNFLDSVSEFAAGKYDGVALTVGSLMSIIGKNPDVQIAIATDESAGSDSIVARPDVKSVADLKGKRLGVRLGEGELFVSEMLQQHGLTTDDVTLVNVEGESVPARFKSGDIQAGHTWEPYLSEVTQSGGRVLFSSKDTPGLISSVIVFRTSVVRDRPKDVQAFIRAWFQAQDYWQANPEESKALIAKTLSIKPEEVSTEGVKLYTLKDNLKAFTPGSTTKSLYHTAKLYADFYIRTGGLTTAPDIQKLINPSFVQPLQAGK is encoded by the coding sequence ATGAAATCTCGACTTCTCCGCTTTGCGTCCCTTTTCTTGCTAAGCCTGGTACTCGTCACAGCTTGCAATGGTACGACAATCGTAACTTCCCGCCCAGAACAGCCGCCCTTGGAAGTCGGCTACAATCTGTGGCCTGGACTGTTTCCGATAGCGATCGCATCTGAAAAAGAATTCTTCACGGCTCAAGGGGTGAAAGTCAAACCCGTCTATATCCAAAACTTTTTAGATTCGGTGTCTGAGTTCGCTGCTGGAAAATATGATGGAGTCGCCCTCACAGTAGGTAGCCTGATGAGCATTATTGGGAAAAACCCAGATGTGCAGATTGCGATCGCAACTGATGAATCGGCTGGTTCGGACTCAATTGTAGCTCGCCCGGATGTTAAAAGTGTCGCTGACTTGAAAGGCAAGCGGCTCGGAGTCAGGTTAGGCGAAGGAGAATTATTTGTGAGCGAAATGCTCCAGCAACATGGTTTGACTACCGATGATGTAACCCTAGTCAACGTAGAAGGAGAATCGGTTCCAGCACGTTTTAAGAGCGGTGATATTCAAGCAGGACATACTTGGGAACCGTACCTATCTGAAGTTACCCAATCTGGAGGGCGAGTATTATTCAGCAGTAAGGATACACCCGGTTTAATTTCAAGTGTAATTGTGTTTCGCACCTCGGTAGTACGCGATCGCCCAAAAGACGTTCAAGCATTTATTCGCGCCTGGTTTCAAGCTCAAGACTATTGGCAGGCAAATCCCGAAGAAAGTAAAGCACTGATTGCGAAAACGCTCTCCATCAAACCCGAAGAAGTTTCTACTGAGGGTGTCAAGTTGTACACCTTAAAAGACAACTTAAAAGCGTTTACTCCCGGTTCTACAACCAAGTCGTTGTACCATACCGCAAAATTGTACGCTGACTTCTATATTCGCACCGGAGGGCTAACCACTGCCCCAGATATTCAAAAACTGATTAATCCTTCTTTTGTGCAGCCGTTGCAGGCAGGAAAATGA
- a CDS encoding glycogen debranching protein, giving the protein MTIWVNEQIDPSGMIHACIACCNEEQAKDCHDSYKQNLTEVQKCAGWIARLRTVDSWDEVPVNALKLD; this is encoded by the coding sequence ATGACCATTTGGGTAAACGAACAAATCGATCCGTCTGGTATGATCCATGCTTGCATTGCCTGTTGTAATGAGGAGCAGGCAAAAGATTGTCATGATTCCTATAAACAGAACTTGACTGAAGTTCAAAAATGTGCAGGTTGGATTGCTAGATTGCGGACAGTTGATTCTTGGGACGAAGTGCCAGTTAACGCCCTAAAGCTAGATTAA
- a CDS encoding NAD-binding protein: protein MSTGTVRDSRTALEQKYRRIRQELIGGTIALGGVALGGTLWYKLVEGWSWSDAAYMTVITLATVGYGETNPLGDRGRLFTITLILMGVVSIGYIVNRFTEALIQGYFQEGILLRQRRRLVDSLNEHYILCGFGRTGRHIAVEFAAEGIPFVIIDSQPEQVEESQGLGYIAVQGDATLDDTLHRVRIERAICLVAALPSDAENLYTVLSAKTLNPQIRAIARASTEEAVQKLQRAGADAVVSPYITGGRRMAAAALRPQVMDFVDGILTGTDRAFYMEEFLIDPQSCPVVGQSLREARLRSQSGALVLAIRRADGTLIGGPTGETQLMPKDLLICMGTAEQLRMLSQILIPISSRKFRPPKHT from the coding sequence GTGAGTACAGGAACTGTACGCGATTCTCGGACAGCACTTGAACAAAAATATCGACGTATCCGCCAAGAGCTAATTGGCGGGACGATCGCTCTCGGCGGCGTAGCCCTCGGCGGCACTCTCTGGTATAAGCTGGTTGAGGGCTGGTCGTGGTCAGACGCAGCATATATGACTGTGATCACCTTGGCAACTGTGGGGTATGGGGAAACTAATCCTTTAGGCGATCGCGGTCGGCTGTTTACCATTACCCTGATTTTGATGGGTGTGGTCAGCATTGGTTATATCGTCAATCGGTTTACAGAAGCCCTGATCCAAGGCTACTTTCAAGAAGGAATACTACTGAGGCAACGGAGGCGTTTGGTGGATTCCTTAAATGAACATTACATCCTTTGTGGATTTGGTCGCACCGGGCGGCACATTGCTGTAGAATTTGCTGCCGAGGGAATTCCGTTTGTGATTATTGACTCTCAGCCAGAGCAAGTAGAGGAGTCTCAGGGGCTGGGTTATATTGCCGTACAGGGCGATGCTACTCTGGATGATACTCTGCATCGGGTACGAATTGAGCGGGCGATTTGTTTGGTGGCGGCGTTACCTTCGGATGCGGAAAATCTTTATACGGTGCTTTCGGCAAAAACGCTGAATCCGCAAATTCGCGCGATCGCGCGTGCTAGTACGGAAGAAGCTGTACAAAAGTTGCAACGCGCTGGGGCTGATGCTGTTGTTTCTCCTTATATTACTGGCGGTAGACGCATGGCTGCTGCTGCCCTTAGACCCCAGGTGATGGATTTTGTGGATGGGATTCTCACAGGGACAGATCGGGCTTTTTATATGGAAGAGTTTCTGATCGATCCCCAAAGTTGTCCGGTTGTTGGGCAATCTTTAAGGGAAGCGAGGTTGCGATCGCAATCTGGTGCTTTAGTTCTCGCGATTCGTCGCGCTGATGGCACTCTTATTGGCGGCCCCACTGGGGAAACTCAATTAATGCCTAAAGATTTACTAATTTGCATGGGTACGGCTGAACAATTGCGAATGCTCAGTCAAATTCTTATTCCCATCAGTTCCCGCAAGTTCCGCCCACCTAAACACACTTAA
- a CDS encoding ABC transporter substrate-binding protein: MKFQFFRFVSLLLLSIVLVTACNGRTSITSKPELPPLRIAYNLWPGYFPMEIASEQGFFAEQGVEVEPVYSENYLGVVSDFSAGKYDGIIVTLGGVMSIIGKNPDIHIVLETDQSAGADTVVVHRDIKSMADLKGKRIGVKLGDYGELFVVKMLESNGLTTDDVTLVDIEGEAIPAHIKSGDIQAGQTWYPYTLEAVKAGAQVLFTSKQTPRLIPNVIVFRSNIIRDRPGQIRAFVRAWFQAQDYWKANPQASKALIAKRLKIKPETVSTDNIQLSTLKENLKAFTPGSTEESLYHTTKLYADFSIRTGGLSTAPDIQKLIVPSFIQQLQSGS; encoded by the coding sequence ATGAAATTTCAATTTTTCCGCTTTGTGTCTCTTTTATTGCTCAGCATTGTGCTGGTTACAGCCTGCAATGGTAGAACCTCTATAACCTCTAAGCCTGAGCTTCCACCCCTGCGAATTGCCTACAATCTGTGGCCTGGATATTTCCCGATGGAAATAGCTTCAGAACAAGGATTTTTCGCAGAACAGGGGGTGGAAGTTGAACCTGTGTATTCAGAAAACTATTTAGGGGTTGTTTCTGATTTTAGTGCAGGTAAATATGATGGCATCATCGTAACATTGGGTGGTGTGATGAGCATCATTGGGAAAAACCCAGATATCCACATTGTCTTGGAAACCGATCAATCGGCTGGTGCTGACACCGTAGTGGTGCATCGGGATATTAAAAGTATGGCTGACTTGAAGGGCAAGCGAATCGGCGTGAAGTTAGGCGACTACGGAGAATTGTTTGTTGTCAAGATGCTGGAGAGCAATGGTCTTACTACCGATGACGTAACGCTAGTCGATATAGAAGGAGAAGCGATTCCAGCACACATAAAAAGCGGTGATATTCAAGCCGGACAAACTTGGTATCCCTACACATTAGAGGCAGTGAAAGCCGGAGCGCAGGTACTATTTACCAGTAAGCAAACGCCTAGGTTGATTCCGAATGTCATTGTGTTTCGTAGCAATATAATACGCGATCGCCCTGGACAGATAAGAGCATTTGTCCGAGCTTGGTTCCAAGCCCAAGATTACTGGAAAGCAAATCCCCAAGCAAGCAAAGCACTGATTGCTAAGCGGCTGAAGATTAAACCTGAGACCGTTTCAACCGATAACATTCAGCTGTCCACCTTGAAAGAAAACTTAAAGGCGTTTACTCCCGGCTCCACAGAAGAGTCGTTGTACCATACCACCAAATTGTATGCCGACTTCTCGATTCGCACCGGGGGGCTAAGCACTGCACCAGATATTCAAAAACTGATTGTTCCTTCATTTATACAGCAGTTGCAATCGGGAAGTTGA
- a CDS encoding RNA polymerase sigma factor, RpoD/SigA family yields MNIAELNPSDALESISDNDFADIPQHHLEESDEIGSVEAEISEEVDKLAAGRPSGYRKTVSDDTVGAFFKEMARYPLLKPEEEVELAHRVQFLVKIEALQEKLQEELGRKPTKAEIAAADGMTERQLEHHLYRGRVAKRKMIRSNLRLVVSIAKRYLNRGVQFLDLIQEGALGLNRATEKFDPDKGYKFSTYAYWWIRQAITRTIANDARTIRLPIHIVEKLNKLKKAQRELKQELHRNPTEEEMAKALEIEPNQLRQLLQLRRRSLSLNHRIGKGEETELMDLLEDGDNQSPEEQMSEAMMRQEIWEVLGDVLTEREKDVISLRYGLTSSEPYTLEEVGCLFNLSRERVRQIQSKAMRKLRRPQVAKRLKGWLS; encoded by the coding sequence ATGAATATTGCTGAACTGAACCCAAGTGACGCTCTGGAATCTATATCTGATAACGATTTTGCAGATATTCCCCAACACCATCTAGAGGAATCTGATGAAATAGGCAGTGTCGAAGCTGAAATCTCAGAGGAAGTGGATAAATTAGCGGCTGGTCGCCCTTCCGGCTACCGCAAAACCGTTTCCGACGACACAGTGGGAGCTTTCTTTAAAGAGATGGCACGCTATCCACTTCTGAAACCAGAGGAAGAAGTAGAGTTAGCGCATCGCGTCCAATTTTTAGTAAAAATAGAGGCGCTTCAAGAAAAATTGCAAGAGGAGTTGGGACGCAAGCCTACAAAGGCAGAAATAGCAGCAGCAGATGGCATGACGGAAAGGCAGCTTGAGCATCACCTTTATCGCGGTAGAGTAGCGAAAAGGAAGATGATTCGCTCAAACCTGCGCTTGGTTGTTTCTATTGCTAAACGTTATTTAAATCGGGGCGTTCAATTTCTGGATTTGATTCAGGAAGGCGCACTCGGATTAAACCGCGCGACGGAAAAATTCGACCCAGACAAAGGTTATAAGTTTTCTACCTATGCCTATTGGTGGATTCGTCAAGCAATTACCCGGACAATTGCGAATGATGCTCGGACAATTCGCTTGCCAATCCACATTGTTGAGAAGCTGAATAAACTCAAAAAAGCGCAGCGGGAATTAAAGCAAGAATTGCACCGCAATCCGACAGAAGAGGAAATGGCGAAGGCTCTAGAAATTGAGCCAAATCAGTTGCGGCAGTTGTTGCAGTTGCGGAGGCGATCGCTTTCTCTAAATCATCGCATAGGTAAGGGTGAAGAAACCGAACTGATGGATCTTCTGGAAGATGGTGATAACCAATCTCCTGAAGAACAAATGAGCGAAGCGATGATGCGTCAGGAAATTTGGGAAGTCTTAGGAGACGTTCTCACAGAGCGCGAAAAAGATGTCATCTCTCTGCGGTATGGTTTAACTAGCAGCGAACCCTACACATTAGAAGAAGTCGGCTGTTTGTTCAATCTTTCCCGCGAACGAGTGCGTCAGATTCAAAGCAAAGCAATGCGGAAACTGCGCCGTCCTCAAGTCGCTAAACGCTTGAAAGGCTGGCTTAGTTAA
- a CDS encoding GNAT family N-acetyltransferase — MINDLNLRPATPADVPVLFRLIERLAEYEKLSHAVTGNANDLKEHLFGSKPYVEAIIAEYNGQAVGFALFFHNYSTFLTKPGIYLEDLFVLPAYRRQGIGKQIFSYLAKLAVDRGCGRMEWSVLDWNQPAIAFYERIGADVLPDWRICRVAGESLTNLASAPLTSSASDVGSR, encoded by the coding sequence ATGATCAATGATTTGAATTTGCGCCCAGCTACTCCAGCTGATGTGCCAGTGCTGTTTCGCTTGATTGAGAGGCTGGCAGAGTATGAAAAACTATCTCATGCTGTCACTGGCAATGCTAACGACCTGAAAGAACACTTATTCGGCTCTAAACCCTATGTGGAGGCGATTATAGCTGAATATAATGGGCAAGCGGTCGGGTTTGCCCTGTTTTTTCATAACTATTCGACGTTTCTCACCAAGCCGGGAATTTATCTGGAAGACTTGTTTGTTCTCCCCGCATATCGTCGTCAAGGTATTGGTAAACAGATTTTTAGCTATTTGGCAAAGCTTGCAGTTGACCGTGGCTGCGGCCGGATGGAGTGGAGCGTGCTGGATTGGAATCAACCCGCGATCGCTTTCTATGAGCGCATTGGTGCAGATGTCTTACCCGACTGGCGGATTTGCCGAGTGGCTGGCGAATCCCTCACCAACCTAGCATCTGCACCATTAACCTCTTCTGCCAGTGACGTAGGCAGCCGTTAG
- a CDS encoding retropepsin-like aspartic protease family protein: protein MIQKHSRFGATLLLLSGTLAFTTVAYNSYGDTSEKVLAAALDSSLNERPASTNQLAQRRERLEQRRNQQIFEVPIIGRQSGIPVVEVTFNNRRRFPMMVDTGASVTIITPQMANQIGFRKTGTTRVKVANGETIEVPVGRVSSIDVGGAVIEDFTVLVAGAPLLGQNFFSGYNVTMRQNMIVFRERRR, encoded by the coding sequence ATGATCCAAAAACATTCTCGATTTGGTGCCACACTCCTTTTACTATCTGGCACACTAGCATTTACCACTGTTGCCTATAACAGTTATGGGGACACCTCTGAAAAAGTTTTAGCAGCTGCTTTAGACTCATCTCTAAATGAACGTCCCGCAAGCACAAACCAATTGGCTCAAAGAAGAGAGCGTTTGGAACAAAGAAGGAACCAACAGATATTTGAAGTTCCAATTATAGGACGGCAGTCGGGAATACCCGTAGTTGAAGTTACTTTTAACAACAGGCGTAGATTCCCGATGATGGTAGATACTGGAGCAAGTGTAACAATAATTACCCCACAGATGGCAAATCAAATAGGGTTTCGCAAGACTGGTACAACACGAGTAAAAGTAGCTAATGGTGAGACTATTGAAGTACCAGTAGGACGTGTATCTTCTATTGACGTAGGCGGTGCTGTAATAGAAGATTTTACAGTTTTAGTAGCCGGAGCGCCACTTTTAGGACAAAACTTTTTCAGCGGTTATAACGTGACGATGCGGCAAAACATGATTGTGTTTAGAGAACGGCGGAGGTAA
- a CDS encoding ABC transporter substrate-binding protein, whose protein sequence is MKSRFFRFLSLFLLSIVLITSCNSTTTVSSRSELPTLRVIYNLWPGNFPIAIAYEKGFFTAQGVKVEPVYIENYIESISAFSADRTDGIATSLGSIINIIGKNPDVQITQVTDQSAGADVLVVQRDIKSMKDLKGKRIGTKLGDFGELFISTLLHKNHLTTNDVTLVNVEPESVPAGLQSGDIQAGNTWQPYTGQAVKAGAKVLLSTKQTPGLLPNVIAFRTSVVRDRPLQIQAFIRAWFQAQDYWKAHPEESNALIAKKLNLKPEEVSTDGVQLYTLQDNLKAFTPGSTSESLYHTAKFYADFYTRTGGLNAALDIQKLIEPSFVQQLQKVN, encoded by the coding sequence ATGAAATCTCGATTTTTTCGCTTTCTATCTCTTTTCTTGTTAAGCATTGTACTCATCACCTCCTGTAATAGTACGACAACTGTTAGTTCCCGAAGCGAGCTTCCGACCCTGAGAGTTATCTACAATCTGTGGCCTGGAAATTTTCCGATAGCGATCGCTTACGAAAAAGGTTTCTTCACGGCTCAAGGGGTGAAAGTTGAACCCGTCTATATAGAAAACTACATAGAATCAATCTCTGCCTTCAGTGCTGACAGAACCGACGGGATCGCTACCTCTTTGGGTAGCATCATCAACATTATTGGGAAAAACCCTGACGTGCAGATTACTCAGGTGACGGATCAATCAGCGGGTGCGGACGTTTTGGTGGTGCAGCGCGATATTAAAAGTATGAAGGACTTAAAAGGCAAGCGAATCGGCACGAAATTAGGTGATTTTGGAGAATTATTTATCAGCACCTTGCTGCACAAAAATCACCTCACCACTAATGACGTGACTCTCGTCAATGTAGAACCAGAATCGGTTCCAGCGGGTTTACAAAGTGGTGACATTCAAGCTGGAAATACGTGGCAACCCTACACAGGGCAAGCGGTTAAAGCCGGGGCAAAGGTGCTACTTAGCACTAAGCAAACACCTGGATTGCTTCCGAATGTCATCGCATTTCGCACTTCGGTAGTACGCGATCGCCCTCTTCAAATACAAGCATTTATCCGAGCTTGGTTCCAAGCCCAAGATTACTGGAAGGCTCATCCAGAAGAAAGTAATGCACTGATTGCCAAAAAACTAAACCTCAAACCTGAAGAAGTTTCCACCGATGGAGTCCAGTTATACACTTTGCAAGACAATTTAAAAGCCTTTACTCCCGGTTCTACATCCGAGTCGCTGTATCATACAGCCAAATTCTACGCCGACTTCTATACTCGCACTGGAGGGCTAAACGCTGCACTAGATATTCAAAAACTGATCGAGCCGTCCTTTGTACAGCAATTACAAAAGGTAAATTGA